A single genomic interval of Nerophis lumbriciformis linkage group LG17, RoL_Nlum_v2.1, whole genome shotgun sequence harbors:
- the LOC133574971 gene encoding protein CbbQ-like has protein sequence MTAEYTLNEYLIPEQPFYAAQNNEIELFEAAYKNGIPVLLKGPTGCGKTRFMEHMAWRLKRPLITVSCHDDLTAADLVGRYLIVGGETRWADGPLSRAVRGGGICYLDEIVEARKDTTVVIHPLADDRRVLPIEKTGELLQATGDFCLAISYNPGYQSVLKDLKQSTRQRFVSIEFDYPTATLETDIITSESGLDHEMAARLVKFAGMTRNLKGSGLEEGASTRLLVHAGKLMVTGVDPRSSCRGAISETLTDDPDMLKAINELSASLF, from the coding sequence ATGACTGCCGAATACACGCTTAATGAATATCTGATCCCCGAGCAACCTTTCTACGCTGCTCAAAACAACGAAATCGAATTATTCGAAGCCGCCTACAAAAACGGTATTCCGGTGCTGCTAAAAGGCCCTACCGGGTGTGGCAAGACCCGCTTTATGGAGCATATGGCTTGGCGTCTGAAACGACCGCTAATCACCGTGTCGTGTCACGATGATCTGACTGCGGCGGACTTGGTGGGACGCTATTTGATTGTGGGTGGCGAGACACGATGGGCTGATGGCCCGCTTAGTCGGGCAGTACGTGGTGGCGGTATATGTTATCTGGACGAAATCGTCGAAGCACGCAAAGATACTACGGTGGTTATTCATCCACTAGCAGATGACCGTCGGGTATTGCCAATTGAGAAGACCGGCGAATTGTTGCAGGCCACAGGCGATTTTTGCCTTGCGATTTCCTACAACCCGGGGTATCAAAGTGTTTTGAAAGATCTCAAACAAAGCACTCGACAACGGTTTGTATCAATCGAATTTGATTACCCAACCGCCACGCTGGAAACCGATATCATCACCTCGGAATCCGGGCTGGATCACGAGATGGCTGCGCGACTGGTAAAGTTCGCCGGCATGACTCGCAACCTGAAAGGCAGCGGACTGGAAGAAGGCGCCAGCACTCGTCTGCTGGTACATGCAGGCAAACTCATGGTAACCGGTGTTGACCCGCGTTCTTCCTGCCGTGGCGCGATTTCCGAAACCCTGACAGATGATCCGGACATGCTCAAAGCAATTAATGAACTCAGCGCTTCTCTTTTCTAA